A single window of Carettochelys insculpta isolate YL-2023 chromosome 13, ASM3395843v1, whole genome shotgun sequence DNA harbors:
- the HPRT1 gene encoding hypoxanthine-guanine phosphoribosyltransferase: MATSGPCIVLSDDEQGYDLDLFCIPKHYADDLEKVYIPHGLIMDRTERLAREIMNSMGGHHIVALCVLKGGYKFFADLLDYIKTLNRNSDKSIPMTVDFIRLKSYCNDQSTGDIKVIGGDDLSTLTGKNVLIVEDIIDTGKTMKTLLSLVKQYNPNMVKVASLLVKRTPRSVGYRPDFVGFEVPDKFVVGYALDFNEYFRDLNHICVISETGKQKYKA, from the exons ATGGCGACCTCCGGGCCCTGCATCGTG CTCAGTGATGATGAACAAGGTTATGACCTGGACTTGTTTTGCATACCTAAACATTATGCAGATGATTTGGAAAAAGTCTATATTCCTCATGGGCTTATTATGGACAG GACAGAAAGATTGGCACGAGAAATTATGAACAGCATGGGGGGACATCATATTGTAGCCCTCTGTGTACTCAAGGGTGGCTATAAGTTTTTTGCTGACTTACTGGACTATATCAAAACACTGAACAGAAACAGTGACAAATCTATCCCAATGACTGTGGACTTCATCAGACTGAAGAGCTATTGT AACGATCAGTCGACTGGAGATATAAAAGTAATTGGTGGGGATGACCTCTCAACCTTGACTGGAAAG AATGTCTTGATTGTAGAA GATATAATTGATACTGGTAAAACAATGAAAACGTTGCTGTCTCTGGTTAAGCAGTACAATCCTAACATGGTGAAAGTAGCCAG CTTGTTGGTGAAAAGAACTCCTCGAAGTGTGGGATACCGGCCTGACT TCGTTGGATTCGAAGTGCCAGATAAGTTTGTTGTGGGTTATGCTCTGGATTTTAATGAATACTTCCGAGATTTGAAT catATCTGTGTGATTAGTGAGACTGGGAAACAGAAATACAAAGCATGA